The following coding sequences are from one Eucalyptus grandis isolate ANBG69807.140 chromosome 11, ASM1654582v1, whole genome shotgun sequence window:
- the LOC104426295 gene encoding calmodulin-binding protein 60 A isoform X2 — protein MKMQPVQHLLEPILEPLIRKVVKEEVDIALKKYMNSMKRSYEKEVHHFETRSLQLQFMSSLSLPVFTGARIEGEECSAVKIALVDALSGQIVDSGPESLAKVEIVVLEGDFDSDETENWTVEEFKNNIVREREGKKPLLTGEPILNLKDGVCSLGEIAFTDNSSWTRSRRFRIGARVIDNFDGIRIREARTESFIVRDHRGELYKKHHPPSLLDEVWRLEKIGKDGAFHKRLSRENIQTVKDFLTLLHIDPSRLRYILGTGMSAKMWEVTIEHARTCVIDKRVYLYCPPTSQLKTGVVFNLVGEVMGLLSDCQYVPIEKLSEAEKVDAHDLVISAFQHWGEVVSFDEEAYLIAGSSHVSSAPCNSSSPKTEGSNTCRFLSCERISGLDYAQPNASSPDIMSSIYSTVDVSGLDDYTLHGLENMGLRYDQTLSFPSQVANSMICDARSMSQDFFDEDHLRFFDSDCPLPAQSTNFESQADLQCAVSEFLLKPSAVAIANAQKRWKKLFSVLKWFWVRKIVVMRRTRQREIQRW, from the exons ATGAAGATGCAACCTGTTCAGCATCTGCTGGAGCCAATTCTAGAGCCTTTAATTCGAAAAgtg GTTAAAGAGGAAGTTGATATTGCCTTGAAAAAGTACATGAATTCCATGAAAAG GAGTTATGAGAAAGAGGTACATCATTTTGAAACAAGAAGCTTACAATTGCAGTTTATGAGCAGTCTCTCTCTACCTGTCTTTACTGGTGCCAGAATTGAGGGGGAAGAATGTTCCGCTGTGAAAATAGCTCTAGTTGATGCTCTTAGTGGACAGATCGTTGATTCTGGGCCTGAGTCATTGGCCAAGGTTGAAATTGTAGTTCTGGAGGGTGACTTTGACAGCGATGAGACCGAGAATTGGACTGTTGAAGAATTCAAGAACAACATTGTCagagaaagggaaggaaagaAGCCTCTTCTTACAGGAGAACCAATTCTCAATCTTAAAGATGGTGTCTGTTCTTTGGGCGAGATTGCTTTCACTGATAATTCAAGCTGGACTAGGAGCCGTAGATTCAGAATAGGGGCACGAGTTATAGATAACTTTGATGGGATCAGAATAAGGGAAGCAAGGACTGAATCCTTCATTGTCAGGGATCACCGTGGAGAAT TGTACAAGAAGCACCACCCTCCCTCCTTGCTTGATGAAGTATGGAGATTGGAAAAGATCGGGAAAGATGGAGCTTTCCACAAACGCCTCAGTCGGGAAAACATCCAAACTGTGAAGGATTTTCTGACACTGCTACACATCGACCCTTCAAGGCTCAGATAT ATTCTCGGCACTGGTATGTCTGCTAAGATGTGGGAAGTTACCATAGAGCATGCGCGTACGTGTGTGATTGATAAAAGGGTGTATCTATACTGCCCTCCCACCTCTCAGCTGAAAACTGGTGTCGTCTTCAATCTTGTGGGAGAAGTGATGGGATTACTTTCAGATTGTCAGTACGTTCCTATTGAAAAGCTCTCTGAAGCTGAGAAG gtGGATGCCCACGACTTGGTTATTTCTGCCTTTCAGCACTGGGGGGAGGTAGTTTCTTTTGACGAAGAAGCATATCTCATCGCTGGCTCTTCACATGTATCAAGTGCTCCATGCAACTCGAGCTCTCCAAAGACCGAGGGTTCAAACACTTGCAGGTTCTTGTCCTGTGAAAGGATAAGTGGATTAGACTATGCCCAACCAAATGCATCTTCCCCAGATATTATGTCATCCATCTACTCCACGGTGGATGTTAGTGGCTTAGATGACTATACATTGCATGGACTAGAGAACATGGGTCTTAGATACGATCAAACCCTAAGTTTCCCCAGTCAAGTTGCCAACTCCATGATTTGTGATGCGAGGTCTATGAGCCAAGATTTCTTTGATGAGGATCATCTGCGATTTTTCGACTCTGATTGTCCCCTTCCAGCTCAGAGCACGAATTTCGAATCACAGGCTGATCTGCAATGTGCTGTGAGTGAGTTTCTGCTGAAGCCTTCAGCTGTTGCCATAGCCAATGCTCagaagagatggaagaaatTATTTAGTGTGTTGAAGTGGTTCTGGGTTAGAAAGATTGTTGTAATGAGAAGAACTCGTCAACGGGAAATTCAGAGATGGTAA
- the LOC104426297 gene encoding U-box domain-containing protein 38, with protein sequence MGANGKSRWRFSFSRSVSPPSKPGPPGEFMCSIVGSLMADPVVVSSGQTFDRVSVQVCRDLRFTPVLEDGSTPDFETFFPNLAIKSTILRWCERWGVERPLPLDYAAVEKAVRAKMASRRQEEEGDSGTGGLIRVSERELLKNVAGNPPVTYKHAVSELNRRTDRFYSSSSEESVVIAASPETPLPLKTRPCCYSSSSSSSSSEFQEIENPAQTLAPKLSSQEEESVLKLKSSDVFEQEQAVMSLRKITRSQEYRRSALCTPRVISALKPLLVSKYCNVQVNAVATMVNLSLENSNKVKIVRSGVVPLLIEVLQSGFSEAQEHAAGALFSLAIEEDNRMAIGALGALPVLLNALRSDSEHTRNDSALALYNLTLVNSNRMKLLKHNSVLRLLEMVKAGNLVSRVLLILCNLAACVDGRSAMLDGNAVRVLVGLLRRNEAKSKLDKENCVGTLYALSHGNFRFKGLMKEAGGEDVLREIEKSGSERARDKAKKLLEMVRERDDGEEEDVDWEALLESTQLSGTGCGVGGVGGRNVYSPKSSDF encoded by the coding sequence GGCTCCCTCATGGCCGACCCGGTGGTCGTGTCCTCCGGCCAGACCTTCGACCGCGTCTCCGTCCAGGTGTGCCGGGACCTGAGGTTCACGCCGGTTCTCGAAGATGGGTCGACCCCCGACTTCGAGACGTTCTTCCCCAACTTGGCCATCAAGTCCACGATCCTCCGCTGGTGCGAGAGGTGGGGGGTCGAGCGCCCCCTCCCGCTGGACTACGCCGCCGTGGAGAAGGCCGTCCGCGCGAAGATGGCGTCCCGGCGGCAGGAGGAGGAAGGGGACTCTGGAACTGGAGGGCTTATTAGGGTTTCGGAGAGGGAGCTGCTGAAGAACGTGGCCGGGAACCCGCCGGTGACGTACAAGCACGCGGTGAGCGAGTTGAATCGCCGGACCGACCGGTTCTACTCGAGCTCGTCGGAGGAGTCGGTGGTCATCGCGGCGAGCCCGGAGACTCCCCTGCCTCTCAAGACTCGCCCCTGTTGCtattcctcctcctcgtcctcgtcgTCCTCGGAATTTCAAGAAATCGAAAACCCTGCGCAAACCCTAGCCCCAAAGTTAAGCTCTCAAGAAGAGGAATCGGTGTTGAAGCTGAAGAGCAGCGACGTCTTCGAGCAAGAACAGGCGGTGATGTCGCTGAGAAAGATCACTAGATCGCAAGAATATAGGAGGTCTGCTCTTTGTACTCCAAGAGTGATCTCTGCCCTGAAGCCGCTTCTTGTTTCGAAGTACTGCAATGTACAGGTGAATGCTGTTGCTACGATGGTAAATTTATCGCTTGAGAATTCAAACAAGGTGAAGATTGTGAGGTCTGGTGTTGTCCCTCTTTTGATTGAGGTATTGCAAAGTGGGTTTAGTGAAGCCCAAGAGCATGCTGCTGGTGCTCTATTTAGCTTGGCCATAGAGGAGGATAACAGGATGGCTATCGGGGCTTTAGGTGCTTTGCCAGTGTTGTTAAATGCTTTGAGATCGGATAGCGAGCATACTAGGAATGATTCTGCTCTCGCTCTGTATAATTTGACACTGGTTAATAGTAACAGGATGAAGTTACTGAAGCATAATTCCGTTCTGCGGCTGCTGGAAATGGTGAAAGCAGGAAATTTGGTGAGCCGGGTATTGCTTATTCTCTGCAATTTGGCTGCCTGTGTTGATGGAAGGTCAGCTATGCTCGACGGTAATGCGGTTAGAGTTTTGGTTGGGCTTTTGAGAAGGAATGAGGCAAAGTCCAAGTTGGATAAGGAAAATTGTGTGGGCACGCTTTATGCATTGAGTCATGGGAATTTTAGGTTTAAAGGGTTGATGAAGGAAGCGGGGGGAGAGGATGTATTGAGGGAGATCGAGAAGAGTGGGAGTGAGAGGGCGAGAGATAAGGCCAAGAAGTTGTTGGAgatggtgagagagagagatgatggggAGGAAGAGGATGTGGACTGGGAGGCACTCCTGGAGTCTACTCAACTTAGCGGGACTGGCTGCGGAGTTGGCGGCGTTGGTGGGAGGAACGTCTATAGTCCAAAGTCATCGGATTTCTGA
- the LOC104426295 gene encoding calmodulin-binding protein 60 A isoform X1: MSQKRQQEDGKARSDGSFPDDKRRRIPTLKNVVLEVMKMQPVQHLLEPILEPLIRKVVKEEVDIALKKYMNSMKRSYEKEVHHFETRSLQLQFMSSLSLPVFTGARIEGEECSAVKIALVDALSGQIVDSGPESLAKVEIVVLEGDFDSDETENWTVEEFKNNIVREREGKKPLLTGEPILNLKDGVCSLGEIAFTDNSSWTRSRRFRIGARVIDNFDGIRIREARTESFIVRDHRGELYKKHHPPSLLDEVWRLEKIGKDGAFHKRLSRENIQTVKDFLTLLHIDPSRLRYILGTGMSAKMWEVTIEHARTCVIDKRVYLYCPPTSQLKTGVVFNLVGEVMGLLSDCQYVPIEKLSEAEKVDAHDLVISAFQHWGEVVSFDEEAYLIAGSSHVSSAPCNSSSPKTEGSNTCRFLSCERISGLDYAQPNASSPDIMSSIYSTVDVSGLDDYTLHGLENMGLRYDQTLSFPSQVANSMICDARSMSQDFFDEDHLRFFDSDCPLPAQSTNFESQADLQCAVSEFLLKPSAVAIANAQKRWKKLFSVLKWFWVRKIVVMRRTRQREIQRW, encoded by the exons ATGTCGCAGAAGAGGCAGCAAGAGGATGGCAAGGCTCGATCAGATGGGAGTTTTCCCGATGATAAGCGGAGACGAATACCCACCTTGAAGAA TGTGGTTCTTGAAGTGATGAAGATGCAACCTGTTCAGCATCTGCTGGAGCCAATTCTAGAGCCTTTAATTCGAAAAgtg GTTAAAGAGGAAGTTGATATTGCCTTGAAAAAGTACATGAATTCCATGAAAAG GAGTTATGAGAAAGAGGTACATCATTTTGAAACAAGAAGCTTACAATTGCAGTTTATGAGCAGTCTCTCTCTACCTGTCTTTACTGGTGCCAGAATTGAGGGGGAAGAATGTTCCGCTGTGAAAATAGCTCTAGTTGATGCTCTTAGTGGACAGATCGTTGATTCTGGGCCTGAGTCATTGGCCAAGGTTGAAATTGTAGTTCTGGAGGGTGACTTTGACAGCGATGAGACCGAGAATTGGACTGTTGAAGAATTCAAGAACAACATTGTCagagaaagggaaggaaagaAGCCTCTTCTTACAGGAGAACCAATTCTCAATCTTAAAGATGGTGTCTGTTCTTTGGGCGAGATTGCTTTCACTGATAATTCAAGCTGGACTAGGAGCCGTAGATTCAGAATAGGGGCACGAGTTATAGATAACTTTGATGGGATCAGAATAAGGGAAGCAAGGACTGAATCCTTCATTGTCAGGGATCACCGTGGAGAAT TGTACAAGAAGCACCACCCTCCCTCCTTGCTTGATGAAGTATGGAGATTGGAAAAGATCGGGAAAGATGGAGCTTTCCACAAACGCCTCAGTCGGGAAAACATCCAAACTGTGAAGGATTTTCTGACACTGCTACACATCGACCCTTCAAGGCTCAGATAT ATTCTCGGCACTGGTATGTCTGCTAAGATGTGGGAAGTTACCATAGAGCATGCGCGTACGTGTGTGATTGATAAAAGGGTGTATCTATACTGCCCTCCCACCTCTCAGCTGAAAACTGGTGTCGTCTTCAATCTTGTGGGAGAAGTGATGGGATTACTTTCAGATTGTCAGTACGTTCCTATTGAAAAGCTCTCTGAAGCTGAGAAG gtGGATGCCCACGACTTGGTTATTTCTGCCTTTCAGCACTGGGGGGAGGTAGTTTCTTTTGACGAAGAAGCATATCTCATCGCTGGCTCTTCACATGTATCAAGTGCTCCATGCAACTCGAGCTCTCCAAAGACCGAGGGTTCAAACACTTGCAGGTTCTTGTCCTGTGAAAGGATAAGTGGATTAGACTATGCCCAACCAAATGCATCTTCCCCAGATATTATGTCATCCATCTACTCCACGGTGGATGTTAGTGGCTTAGATGACTATACATTGCATGGACTAGAGAACATGGGTCTTAGATACGATCAAACCCTAAGTTTCCCCAGTCAAGTTGCCAACTCCATGATTTGTGATGCGAGGTCTATGAGCCAAGATTTCTTTGATGAGGATCATCTGCGATTTTTCGACTCTGATTGTCCCCTTCCAGCTCAGAGCACGAATTTCGAATCACAGGCTGATCTGCAATGTGCTGTGAGTGAGTTTCTGCTGAAGCCTTCAGCTGTTGCCATAGCCAATGCTCagaagagatggaagaaatTATTTAGTGTGTTGAAGTGGTTCTGGGTTAGAAAGATTGTTGTAATGAGAAGAACTCGTCAACGGGAAATTCAGAGATGGTAA
- the LOC104426296 gene encoding putative DNA glycosylase At3g47830 — MQAQRKRKLQDRPSSALPSKPVQQDPYPTHHGPTPEECRAVRDDLLALHGFPQEFAKYREQRLRKLGLVVKEEDDGHGRGEVKTVLVGEEEESVLDGLVKTVLSQNTTDVNSQRAFASLKSAFPSWEDVLAAESTCIEDAIRCGGLAPTKAACIKNILTCLLEKRGKLCLEFLRDLSVSEIKAELSLFKGIGPKTVACVLMFHLQQDDFPVDTHVFEIAKTIGWIPTTADRNKAYLHLNQRIPGELKFDLNCLLFTHGKMCHRCGKRKDSQQCGKTKGSQQRKESPVKSPGKACPLLNYCNEGSS; from the exons ATGCAGGCGCAGCGGAAGAGGAAGCTCCAAGACCGCCCGAGCTCAGCACTCCCGAGCAAACCCGTCCAACAAGATCCGTACCCGACCCACCATGGACCCACGCCCGAGGAATGCCGGGCGGTCCGGGACGATCTCCTGGCCCTCCACGGCTTCCCGCAGGAATTCGCCAAGTACCGAGAGCAGAGGCTGCGGAAACTGGGCCTCGTCGttaaggaagaagacgacgggCACGGGCGGGGTGAGGTGAAGACGGTGCTCGTCGGTGAAGAGGAGGAGAGCGTCTTGGATGGTCTGGTGAAGACCGTGCTGTCGCAGAACACGACCGACGTGAACTCCCAGAGGGCTTTCGCTTCTCTCAAGTCTGCTTTCCCCTCCTGGGAAGAT GTTCTTGCTGCTGAATCAACATGTATAGAGGATGCCATAAGATGCGGAGGTCTAGCCCCAACAAAAGCAGCGTGCATTAAGAACATTTTGACTTGCTTGCTTGAGAAAAGGGGCAAACTATGCTTGGAATTCTTGCGGGATCTCTCGGTTAGTGAAATTAAGGCTGAGCTATCCCTTTTCAAAGGGATTGGTCCGAAGACG GTGGCTTGTGTCTTGATGTTCCATCTTCAGCAAGATGATTTCCCAGTCGATACACAT GTCTTTGAGATTGCAAAGACTATTGGATGGATCCCCACTACAGCCGACAGAAACAAAGCATATCTCCATCTCAACCAACGGATTCCAGGCGagcttaaatttgatttgaattgcCTCTTGTTCACTCATGGTAAGATGTGCCACAGATGTGGCAAGAGAAAGGATAGCCAACAATGTGGCAAAACGAAGGGTAGCCAGCAAAGGAAGGAATCCCCCGTCAAATCCCCTGGCAAAGCTTGTCCTCTACTGAACTACT GCAACGAAGGCTCCTCTTGA